CCGTGGAGGAGGCCATTGCTCCTTTCAAGGAGGACTTGGACGACGGGTAGGTGCTTCTCGTTGACCACTGCACTGGGTGACCGATCACGTTGGGGGCGACCGCGGTCGCCGTTCCTCCCCCGTCTTCTCCCTTCTCTCCACACATGCCCTGGTACGAAGAGTGGTTCTGGAGCGACGCGTACACCCGCGTCTACGACCACCGAGACGACGCGGAGGCCGAGCGGCTGGTCGACCTGATTGAGCAAAAGATCGCGCCGGCCTCGGGGGCCCACATCCTCGACATCGGCTGCGGCCGGGGCCGGCACGCCCGGGCCCTCGCCCGGCGCGGCTGGCACGTGACCGGCCTCGACCTGTCGGAGGCCGCCATCGCGGCGGCGCGGTCGAGGGTGGCCGGCGACGACCTCGACGTGAGGGCCTCCTTCCAAGTGGGCGACATGCGCACCCCGGTGTGCGATGGGTGTGCGGACGGGGTCGTCAACCTGTTCACGTCCTTCGGCTACTTCGACGCGGACGCTGAGAATGAGCGCGCCCTCGCGGCCATGGCGACGGCCCTGCGGCCCGGCGGGTGGTTCCTCCAGGACTTCCTTAACGCCCCCCACGTTGCCGAGTCGCTGGGGCCCTCCGAGTACGAGACCGAGGATGGACACACCATCCACCAGGACCGCTGGATTGAAGACGGCCGTGTTAACAAGAAGATCACCGTCCACCAGAATGGCCACACGGAGACCTTTCAAGAGAGTGTGCGCCTGTACACGCTGTCCGATCTGACGGACATGCACGCCCGAGTGGGCCTCGAGGTCGTGGAGCTGTTTGGGGACTACGACGGGGGCAGCTACGTCCCCGGCGAGAGCCCGCGCCTCCTGCTTCACGCCGTACGCCCAACGTGACGAAGGCAGTCCGTGCGTCTCCAGCCGTGGCGCACACTACTCTCAAGGGAGGCTCTCGCCACGCGGGGGCCCGAGACGGAGACGCAGTGCCCGTTTCGTGAAACATCCGATCCCTCCGTCTGGACATGCGGCCTCTTTTCTTGTATTCTGTGGGTTCCCGTTGCCAGAACCATGAGGGAAACCCTTCCTGCTCTCTCGAACGTCGCTCATCGCAAGTTGATACCGCCCATGGACACCGCGCTCAGCTACGCCGACCGCCACGCCGACCGGTTCGTCAGCGAGCTTCAAGAGCTCCTGCGCATCCCGTCGGTCAGCACCGACTCCGCCTACGACGACGAGGTGGAGCGGGCCGCCCAGTGGCTCACCGACCACTTCGACGGCATCGGGATGGAGCACACCGAGATCATCGAGACCGACGGCCATCCCCTCGTCTACGCCGAGCACATCACCGACCCCGACAAGCCGACCGTCGTCGTGTACGGCCACTACGACGTGCAACCGCCCGACCCGCTGGAGGAGTGGTCCACCGACCCGTTCGAGCCAACCCGGCACAACGGCGCCCTGCACGCCCGCGGTGCATGCGACGATAAGGGCCAGATGTTCATGCACGCGAAGGCCGCCGAGGCGTACCTGTCGGCCGAGGGCGACCTTCCGGTCAACCTCAAGTACATCATCGAAGGCGAGGAGGAGACCGGCTCGATGGCGATCGAGACGTACGTCCGCGATCACGGGGAGCGGCTCGACGGCGACGTCGTCCTCGTTTCGGATACGGCCATGTTTTCGCCGGAGACGCCGTCGATCACGTATGGCCTGCGCGGGCTGGCCTACGCCGAGATCACCCTGGAGGGCCCGAACCGCGACCTCCACTCCGGCAACTACGGCGGCGCCGTGGACAACCCGGCCAACGCGCTCAGTCGCCTTGTCGCCGGCCTGCACGACGACGACCACCACATCGCAATCCCTGGGTTCTACGAGGACGTGCGCGACCTGACGGAGGCCGAGCGCGAGACCTACGCCGACCTCCCGTTCGACGAGGCGGCCTGGCGGGACACCATCGGCATCGACGACGTGCGGACCGAAGGGGGCTACACAACGCTCGAATGCCTCTCGGCCCGCCCCACACTCGACGTCAACGGCATCTGGGGCGGCTACACCGGTGAGGGCGCCAAGACGGTGCTGCCGTCCCAGGCCCACGCCAAGCTCTCGATGCGCCTCGTGCCCGACCAGCAGTTGGGGGACATCTACGACAAGCTGGAGGCCCACCTGGAGGCGGAAGTGCCCGACACGATGACCTTTTCCATGCGGCGGCTGCACGGGGGCGAGCCGGTGCTCGTCGACCGGTCCGCCCCGCCAATGCAGGCCGCAAAGGACGCGATGGGCGAGGTGCGCGGCACCGATCCGGTCTTCGTGCGCAACGGCGGCACGATCCCGGTGGTGGCGGACTTCCAGAACCACCTGGGCCTGGACAGTGTGCTTATGGGGTTTGGGCTCGACTCCGACGCCATCCACTCCCCCGACGAGCACTTCGGCCTCGACCGCTTCCACCAGGGCATTCAGGCCATCATCCGGTTCCACGACCACTACGCCGCGATGGCCTAAACTGCCCCGGTGGACGCGTGCCGCGCTTCCACTCTCGTGTTTCTTCGGGGTCGGGTCCCCGGTCGGGATGGGCGGCCGGGGGACGGTGCGGCCCGGAACCTGAGGGATGATCTACGAATTGAGCCCCCTCGGTATCCACAGGGCCGCCCGCCGCACCTCTTCGGGGCCCCGGCGGATTCAACCGCACTCTTGCCCGAGTGGCGGAATTGGCAGACGCGACGGATTCAAAATGGTGTGTCGGATTCTCATAAACTACTACAAAACATAGACTTACAAAAATAAAAACCGCAAAGGGGTAGTCCCTTTGCGGCGCTTATAACTACGTTGGCGGTGTGGTGGAATTGGCAGACACGCGGGATTCAAAATCCTGTGGGGTTTGTAGCCCCGTGTGGGTTCGAGTCCCACCACCGCTACTTCTTCGCCACGGTCTTCGCTGCGTGCTCTCCAACGTTGCCCAAAGCGTAGATCCCTGCCGTCCACTTTACAAGTTCAACCCAAAGCTCCGGCGGCAAGATACCGACTGTTAAAAAGGTGGTCGCCGATACGAAGACAATTAGCGTTACTTGGAGCTTTCTCGACTTTAGTTTTTCGGTGTAGTCCATAGGATCGTTAATTTAGCGTTCTAAGCGGCTGAAGGGCAGGGGCTTACCGATGCCCTTTCCCCCGCTTTTTATAATCTTTTGTTGGTTATAAAGGTAGCCCAAATACTACTGCCAAAATAGCGTGGATAACAAAAAGCCCACCTACGACGTAGTTAATCCAACGAGAGTTTTTATTTACTTTCTCTTTCAAATCGGACTGGCTTTGTATACGCTCTTCTTGCGCTGCGTTGGACTGTTCGAGGCGGCGCAAGCGCCCGTTTATTTCGTCCATCCGATCTGCTATTTTCTTTTTTCTCTCGTTTAGCCTTTGCAGGCTTTGAATTACTTTCTGCTCGTTGTCCACTTGGTTTGGCTTGAATTATGCGTTCAAGTTTCGAGCATAGCCGCTCTTCCTCGTCGGCAAGCTCTTGTTCAAATTTAATTAGCTCTTCGATAGTCATAATTTTGCGTTACTCATAGTTCACTTGGTCTACGTTTCCGTTCGGCTGCTTGAAGAAGAGCAAAACGCCATCACTTCCGCTACGCTTTGCATAAAGCCTACCTTTGCCGCTTGGCGGCGCTGGTGGTTCGGAACTGTTTTTTCCTCTTCCTTGAATATCGATATATGCGTTGCTGTTAAACTCGTATAGGTTGGCAAGAGCCCCACCTTGAATAATAAAGTCGCTTTCCTGAACCGACACGTTGCCGTTCGGACCTGGCTGAATATACACGTCTTCTGCCTCTGAAGTAAGCTCCAAACGGTCCTCTGCTTTTACTCGAAGGTTGGAGTGAAACGAGCCAGTGTAGTACTCCGACTGTCCACGAACGTAGCCGTGAAAGTTATTTTGATTAGGCAGATCTCCGTACCAAGCTATTTGGTTATAACCGAACGATCCGGTCTGCATACTTACGCCGTTGTCGTCGATCTTAAACCCTCCGTCTCCGGTTACAATCTTTCCGGTGTTGAGAGTAAAGGTCCCGTCGATATTTAAGTCTAGAGAAAAGAGTTGCGTCGTATCGATCCGGTTTGCGTCGACTGTTCCAGTAACAATATCTCCCCCGTCGATCCTTGTGTACGACTGCTTAAAGCCGGAACCCGTATAAGTGTACTGCGCGTCTCCGTCGTTGGTATCGATCCACACGTCCCCCTTTTGTAGAGAGTCGCCGTTGTCTCTGCTGCTTGGCTGCGTGTCGTTTCGAATCGTCGTCGTGTTTTCGGAAGGGTCGAAGCCGTCTGTAAAGGTGGTGTTGCTGTTTATTTTGAGCTTCGAAGCGTTAATGTTAATCCCTTCCGTCGAAGCGTTGATAGACCCGATAACGCTGTCTGTCTCAACGGGGCTAAATGCCACCGAATCAAGAACAACTAAGTCGGTGTCAATAACTCCCCCGCTTATAACTGTCGTGCCGTTTTTTAGAGAGTCGTCAAGTATGCCGTTAAGGTCGGTTCGAACGCTATCGTCTAGTCCGTCTGCGTAGTTGAAAGCCGCCGTTTCTGCGTCCGTTTCGGCACTGTCAACGTAGCTTTGGTCTGCTAGATTTTGCGCCTCTGTACCCCCTACGGTAACAGAGTCTTGAATAATTCCGTCTTCTGCTACGACTACGCCTTTCAAATACGCGTTGTCGCTCCATATACCGTGATCCTGCGGAGTTATGCCGTCGATGTTAGGCATACCGCTTACGTTTCCGAAGCGTGCTCTTGGCTGCCTGTTGTTAAAGTCTGCGTGGCTGTTTATGCCGTCGAGCGTGTCTATAAAGGGTCCGTAAGGGCTAAGAAAGACAGAGCTATCTCGTGAAGTATCCGACGAACCGACAACAACAAGGTCGTCGCCCTTCTCTGGCTTTTCGGACGTAGAGTTAGAGACCGATACTTCGACGGTCTTTGTGCGGTTGGAAGTGGAGTTAACCGTAAGCTCCAACTGCTTTATGATCGTTCGGTCTCCGCTGCCTAAGTCCGACTCTTGAATAAGGCAAATATCGGTTGTCTGTACGCCCGTAGGCTCTGCAAAGGTAAGCGTGTAAGGTCCGCTTCCGCTTACGCTTTCGACCTTGCCCCCTCCCGGTCCGAACACTCTGTCGCCCTTAGTTACAGTGATCTTGCGAAGCTCAAATTCCCGAGCGATAAGGCTACCCCGTACTTGCAGATCTTCAAACCAACTCTCTTGGTCGTCTATAACGGTTCCGCTGCTGGAAAAACCTGTTGCTGCACCCTGCGTCCGAAGCGTCGTGTCGTCAAGCACAACGCGGCTTGTGTGCGTCTTCAAGCCGCTTATCGTCTCGTCTTCGGCTTTGAAAGAAAGCGGTGCTAAGTCTGCAAGAAGG
This genomic interval from Salinibacter grassmerensis contains the following:
- a CDS encoding SAM-dependent methyltransferase, producing the protein MPWYEEWFWSDAYTRVYDHRDDAEAERLVDLIEQKIAPASGAHILDIGCGRGRHARALARRGWHVTGLDLSEAAIAAARSRVAGDDLDVRASFQVGDMRTPVCDGCADGVVNLFTSFGYFDADAENERALAAMATALRPGGWFLQDFLNAPHVAESLGPSEYETEDGHTIHQDRWIEDGRVNKKITVHQNGHTETFQESVRLYTLSDLTDMHARVGLEVVELFGDYDGGSYVPGESPRLLLHAVRPT
- a CDS encoding dipeptidase, whose translation is MDTALSYADRHADRFVSELQELLRIPSVSTDSAYDDEVERAAQWLTDHFDGIGMEHTEIIETDGHPLVYAEHITDPDKPTVVVYGHYDVQPPDPLEEWSTDPFEPTRHNGALHARGACDDKGQMFMHAKAAEAYLSAEGDLPVNLKYIIEGEEETGSMAIETYVRDHGERLDGDVVLVSDTAMFSPETPSITYGLRGLAYAEITLEGPNRDLHSGNYGGAVDNPANALSRLVAGLHDDDHHIAIPGFYEDVRDLTEAERETYADLPFDEAAWRDTIGIDDVRTEGGYTTLECLSARPTLDVNGIWGGYTGEGAKTVLPSQAHAKLSMRLVPDQQLGDIYDKLEAHLEAEVPDTMTFSMRRLHGGEPVLVDRSAPPMQAAKDAMGEVRGTDPVFVRNGGTIPVVADFQNHLGLDSVLMGFGLDSDAIHSPDEHFGLDRFHQGIQAIIRFHDHYAAMA